One Molothrus ater isolate BHLD 08-10-18 breed brown headed cowbird chromosome 4, BPBGC_Mater_1.1, whole genome shotgun sequence genomic window carries:
- the TRMT44 gene encoding LOW QUALITY PROTEIN: probable tRNA (uracil-O(2)-)-methyltransferase (The sequence of the model RefSeq protein was modified relative to this genomic sequence to represent the inferred CDS: deleted 1 base in 1 codon), with amino-acid sequence MGPVGTAALRDPGGAALPRGFWAAVRVWLEKPQVANRRLSGAAVQAEGKVPLGEGGEISPSMVTAGAGGGDGGQEGRAAGAAELRRLWREVRAQLALPPPPLTAWGGSGELRAVLRTLLPRGRPAAPPARELAVQDVYNGTVTFLPLEENSEGKYLVKKCNIYQIQLKHIKDEEWSVSVVAPFAEDWFSDGIVYPKLAWLGNELLSKLAKWSVEQKPSEFKSTLSLISVAKYSKVYQDLKEKYKEMVKVWPEVTDPEKFVYEDVAIATYLLILWEEERKEKGLAKKQSFVDLGCGNGLLVHILNNEGHPGRGIDVRRRKIWDMYGPETHLEEATIIPGDSHLFPDTDWLIGNHSDELTPWIPVIAARSSYSCCYFVLPCCFFDFHGKYSRRQSKKTQYREYLDFVAQVGFVCGFHVEEDCLRIPSTKRVSFVGKSRTYPAVEHALIDEQITQFINSRRTCAGATCDRRVGFNHEHHCGGLCKEAGSEPPEDETETAGTIWMPGFRPREKVEQVRNCASLPRDFVDEVVLNVANLLLNAAPQKSCSDKQGGNMNTWNQGESLSLREVAEHLDKEILKKLKSEYGGLQTLLKNNHQVFEVLNGRVHIRDWRKEKPPSKTKPEVKRRLSAEAFKTRLCWFFIHHPDGCSLPSEACPYAHGTEELRQSQMIKKKKHIQ; translated from the exons ATGGGGCCGGTGGGGACGGCGGCCTTGCGGGACCCCGGCGGCGCCGCGCTGCCCCGCGGCTTCTGGGCGGCCGTGCGCGTGTGGCTGGAGAAGCCGCAGGTGGCCAACAGGAGACTGAGCGGCGCCGCTGTCCAGGCGGAGGGGAAGGTGCCGCTCGGCGAGGGCGGGGAGATATCGCCGTCCATGGTCACCGCGGGGGCAGGCGGGGGCGATGGCGGGCAGGAGGGGCGAGCGGCGGGGGCCGCGGAGCTGCGCCGGCTTTGGAGGGAGGTGCGggcccagctggctctgccGCCCCCGCCCCTCACGGCCTGGGGCGGGTCTGGCGAGCTCCGCGCCGTGCTGAGGACGCTgctgccccggggccgccccgccgcgcccccggcccgggAGCTGGCGGTGCaag ATGTGTACAATGGAACTGTGACCTTTCTGCCTTTGGAGGAAAACAGTGAAGGAAAATACCTGGTTAAAAAGTGCAATATTTATCAAATTCAACTTAAACATATAAAAGATGAGGAATG gtCTGTGTCTGTTGTAGCTCCGTTTGCAGAAGATTGGTTTTCAGATGGAATTGTGTACCCCAAACTAGCATGGCTTGGAAATGAACTTTTGTCCAAACTGGCTAAATGGTCTGTGGAGCAAAAGCCCAGTGAGTTTAAAAGTACACTCTCACTCATTTCAGTAGCAAAATACAGCAAGGTTTATCAGGACCTCAAAGAAAAGTACAAAGAGATGGTAAAG gtgTGGCCTGAAGTGACAGATCCTGAGAAATTTGTTTATGAAGATGTTGCCATTGCCACTTACTTGCTG attctttgggaagaagagagaaaagaaaaaggattg GCCAAGAAACAGTCATTTGTAGATCTTGGATGTGGAAATGGTTTGCTGGTTCATATTCTAAACAATGAAGGG catcCAGGAAGAGGAATTGAtgtgaggagaagaaaaatatgggACATGTATGGACCAGAGACACACTTAGAG GAAGCTACAATCATTCCAGGTGACAGTCATCTCTTTCCAGACACTGACTGGCTCATAGGAAACCATTCAGATGAATTAACACCATGGATACCTGTAATTGCAGCTAG GTCTTCCTATTCATGTTGTTACTTTGTGCTGCCATGCTGCTTCTTtgatttccatggaaaatacAGCCGAAGACAAAGCAAGAAAACTCAGTACAGAGAATATCTAGATTTTGTTGCCCAAGTGGGATTTGTATGTGGCTTTCATGTGGAAGAAGATTGCCTTAGAATTCCATCAACAAAAAGG GTCAGTTTTGTTGGGAAAAGCAGGACCTATCCAGCTGTAGAACATGCTCTGATTGATGAACAGATAACACAGTTTATTAACAGTCGTCGGACCTGTGCTGGGGCCACGTGTGACAGAAGGGTTGGATTTAACCATGAGCATCACTGTGGTGGTCTGTGCAAAGAAGCAGGCTCAGAGCCTCCTGAAGATGAGACTGAAACAGCTGGTACAATTTGGATGCCTGGATTTCGACCCAGAGAAAAAGTAGAACAAGTCAGAAATTGTGCTTCCCTCCCTCGAGACTTTGTAGATGAAGTGGTTCTCAATGTGGCAAACCTGCTGTTAAATGCAGCCCCCCAGAAATCATGTTCTGATAAACAGGGTGGAAATATGAATACCTGGAATCAAGGAG aaaGCCTTTCCTTGAGAGAAGTGGCAGAACACTTGgataaagagattttaaaaaagctgaaaagtgAATATGGAGGCCTGCAGACACTACTCAAGAACAATCATCAAGTATTTGAAG TTCTAAATGGGAGAGTTCATATTCGTGactggagaaaagagaaaccACCAAGTAAAACTAAACCTGAAGTGAAACGGCGCCTTTCAGCTGAAGCATTTAAAACACGCCTCTGTTGGTTTTTCATTCATCATCCTGATGGTTGTTCTTTACCTTCTGAAGCTTGCCCATATGCCCATGGGACTGAGGAGCTAAGGCAGTCTCAGATgattaagaagaaaaaacatataCAATAA